A region of Vitis riparia cultivar Riparia Gloire de Montpellier isolate 1030 chromosome 12, EGFV_Vit.rip_1.0, whole genome shotgun sequence DNA encodes the following proteins:
- the LOC117925879 gene encoding GDSL esterase/lipase At4g10955 — protein MQRNQITRGQGQEEEEAEEYSGGGGGYSGGFMAKCSAEDETAAEEAVVEVEAAHPYAFHVSGPRNVSSPNWRDLINSSWKDGNYKRTVIACFIQAVYLLELDRQENRTEENALAPKWWIPFKYKLAQTLVDERDGSIFGAILEWDRAAALSDLILIRPSGAPRAILALRGTLLKSPTIRRDIEDDLRFLAWESLKGSVRFKGAFEALKSVADRYGSSNVCVAGHSLGAGFALQVGKTLAKEGIFVDTHLFNPPSVSLAMSLRNMGEKAGFAWKRFKSMLPSSSETQVSNEDWGQTPSVGGKKWVPHLYVNNSDYICCHYTDPTGAEDNNGEKENVCPTNGPMAAKLFVMSKGKQKFMEAHGLQQWWSEDLELQLALHNSKLINRQLKSLYTLPAPAAPQQAQAKP, from the exons ATGCAAAGAAACCAAATAACAAGAGGGCAAggacaagaagaagaagaggcagAAGAATATAGTGGTGGAGGAGGTGGTTATAGCGGTGGGTTCATGGCAAAGTGCAGCGCAGAGGATGAGACAGCGGCAGAGGAGGcggtggtggaggtggaggcGGCTCATCCCTACGCATTCCATGTGTCTGGACCTCGCAACGTGTCTTCACCCAACTGGAGAGACCTCATCAATTCTAgttg GAAAGACGGGAACTACAAAAGGACAGTAATTGCCTGCTTCATACAAGCAGTCTACTTGCTTGAACTCGACAGACAAGAGAACAGAACAGAAGAGAATGCTCTTGCTCCCAAGTGGTGGATTCCCTTCAAGTACAAGTTGGCACAGACCTTGGTTGATGAAAGAGATGGATCCATATTTGGTGCAATTCTAGAATGGGACCGAGCTGCAGCCTTGTCTGACTTAATCCTCATCAGACCCAGTGGCGCGCCTAGGGCTATTCTAGCACTAAGAGGGACATTACTCAAGAGCCCAACAATTAGAAGAGACATTGAGGATGATCTCCGCTTTCTGGCTTGGGAAAGCTTAAAGGGTTCTGTCAGATTCAAAGGAGCTTTTGAAGCATTAAAATCAGTTGCAGACAGGTATGGAAGCAGCAATGTGTGTGTTGCAGGCCATTCCTTAGGAGCTGGGTTTGCCCTCCAAGTAGGGAAAACGCTAGCCAAAGAAGGAATATTTGTGGACACCCATTTGTTCAACCCTCCCTCTGTTTCCCTAGCAATGAGTCTGAGAAACATGGGAGAAAAAGCTGGGTTTGCTTGGAAGAGATTCAAATCAATGCTCCCTTCAAGCAGTGAAACTCAGGTCAGCAATGAAGACTGGGGGCAAACTCCCAGTGTAGGAGGAAAGAAGTGGGTGCCTCATCTATACGTGAACAACAGTGACTACATCTGTTGCCATTACACCGACCCAACAGGAGCAGAAGACAACAATGGAGAAAAGGAGAACGTCTGTCCAACAAACGGGCCCATGGCAGCGAAGCTGTTTGTGATGTCCAAGGGAAAACAGAAGTTCATGGAGGCTCATGGGCTACAACAATGGTGGTCTGAAGACTTGGAACTCCAACTAGCTCTGCACAACAGCAAGCTTATTAACAGGCAGCTCAAATCTTTGTATACCCTACCAGCACCAGCAGCTCCACAACAAGCACAAGCAAAGCCTTGA
- the LOC117926321 gene encoding uncharacterized protein LOC117926321, whose amino-acid sequence MALSLISTSISLHPGPSPPSPSPFLIPKHRLFKLCSSSSCFRTSAQSGGTEGRGVTQEDPPLPAALSESPSSARSQLDLLEQLTSTSPSLEGGYESDGMSRNLTIRDQLAQLVGERDDDFIIPLGKNLKKVSPKFLTISQKRNIKRQAYLNEVSQRNDSVFFATIGAFVILPPIIILGIAIITGYVQLFP is encoded by the exons ATGGCCTTGAGTCTGATCAGTACTAGTATTTCTCTTCATCCAGGCCCTTCTCCTCCTTCCCCTTCTCCTTTTCTCATCCCAAAGCACAGGCTCTTCAAGCTCTGCTCCTCTTCATCTTGTTTTAGAACCAGTGCTCAGTCTGGTGGAACTGAAGGCCGTGGTGTCACACAGGAGGATCCTCCTCTTCCTGCTGCCTTGTCTG AATCTCCATCTTCAGCTCGGTCACAACTGGATCTTTTGGAACAACTCACTTCCACTAGTCCATCTCTTGAAG GAGGTTATGAAAGTGATGGTATGTCCCGCAATCTCACCATCCGTGATCAGCTTGCACAGTTGGTTGGGGAGAGAGATGATGATTTCATCATTCCATTGGGGAAGAATCTAAAGAAAGTGAGTCCCAAGTTCTTAACCATCTCACAGAAGAGAAACATCAAGAGACAGGCTTACCTGAATGAAGTATCTCAAAGGAATGATTCAGTTTTCTTTGCCACCATAGGAGCTTTTGTGATTCTTCCACCAATTATCATACTAGGGATTGCTATAATTACTGGTTATGTGCAGCTTTTTCCTTGA